In Paenibacillus guangzhouensis, a single window of DNA contains:
- a CDS encoding DMT family transporter — MPWLLLMLAIASEVAGTTFMKLSMGFTKLIPSILMVVFYLLSLSILNIALKGIPVSVAYAIWSGMGTALVVGVGWVLFGEQLTTIKLISMLLIIVGVVGLNLGSSSHGKEESTSQQDHTIHTTVQKEW; from the coding sequence ATGCCTTGGTTGTTGCTGATGCTTGCAATAGCGTCGGAAGTGGCAGGTACTACATTTATGAAGCTATCGATGGGATTTACGAAGTTGATACCATCTATACTGATGGTGGTCTTTTATCTGCTTAGTCTCTCCATATTGAACATAGCATTAAAGGGAATCCCTGTAAGCGTTGCATATGCCATTTGGTCTGGCATGGGAACCGCCCTTGTGGTAGGCGTTGGCTGGGTGCTATTTGGAGAACAGTTGACAACTATAAAACTCATTTCTATGCTGCTGATCATCGTTGGTGTGGTGGGCTTGAATCTAGGGAGTAGCAGTCATGGAAAAGAGGAGAGTACAAGTCAACAAGATCACACGATACATACAACCGTTCAAAAGGAGTGGTAA
- a CDS encoding DUF5360 family protein, whose translation MSGRLRGLLLFTDIAFLVYWFVTYFHLIPPNYAYQDYNNKLLVTWNWSFFPLDVLISATGLLSLYYYRKSNARWMPLVLISLVLTSCSGLQAIAFWVIKGDYDLMWWIPNLFLLLYPLVFLPGLVRKGFIGN comes from the coding sequence ATGAGCGGTAGACTAAGGGGATTACTTTTATTTACGGATATAGCGTTTCTTGTATATTGGTTCGTGACCTACTTTCATTTGATTCCTCCAAATTATGCGTATCAGGATTACAATAACAAGTTGCTTGTGACTTGGAACTGGTCTTTTTTTCCACTTGATGTTCTGATCTCGGCTACAGGGTTACTGAGTCTTTATTATTATCGAAAGTCCAATGCACGATGGATGCCGCTGGTACTGATCTCACTGGTTCTTACTTCCTGTTCAGGACTACAAGCCATTGCATTCTGGGTTATCAAAGGGGATTATGACCTTATGTGGTGGATTCCAAATCTGTTCCTGCTGCTTTATCCGTTGGTATTTCTTCCTGGGCTGGTTCGCAAAGGGTTCATTGGCAATTGA